The Anastrepha obliqua isolate idAnaObli1 chromosome 5, idAnaObli1_1.0, whole genome shotgun sequence DNA window tgaatttactaattcaacaaatttatatgtaaaacgatagtatgcatgagtcactttcatatcaatatacttaaattggaataaaatcaatatttttcttgtaacgagtgttttagtcgaaactttgtactcaaaatattaaattttcgctagttttagtagattttcttaaaactccttaatataaatcaattataactattgaaaatataaaatatatcaaattatcaatcatctaaacaggttattttatatattacttaaaataatatgtttgaaaaaataaaattaaatatctcaatggtatcaccagagcaattctcagtggcgttagttggatgcatgaaataatccagtattttgatgaatattgaaaactttaattttggttgaaatgaatgatggtaatgaaataattaaatttgactaatgtggattatgtaaattttattttaatatattacttaattttttgatattaattcaaatattcactgatcaataaatatatatatatattatatatatacatatgtgtgcatacaaaattttttatttaattaattaaatattattgttattaataaaaaaatgtaactttttctttaaaaaatttgcaatatatgtcaaagcatatatatttttaaaaagttgtatttatgtagtgaaaaaaaattatttaaaaattaaatatatcaggTTAGAAGCCTGGGTGTTAAAATAGAGTCATAATCTATTTAACACATTCGCGGACATTAAAAATTTCTGGaagctgcaaaaatagacaggtaattatttttgaaactagttgtAATATCCTAAATctgattatacatatattatattataagtgtagtcagaacatcgtattttaactgttatatgaaagtacttaatgaatcaagtggtcattacttaaaaatgtatattaattacaaaaacttaaagttacatgaaattaaatgaacaaaacttggctttaaaatttgaatgctgtagcatcacgtcattttgcatcactataaaaataaatgctatagcattcacgtcTGCGAACGTGTTAATTGTATaatgagtatgtacatatgtactcgaGCTCatgaaatatataatcacaacAGAATTGTgcgtttgtttaaaattttgagtctttgttaaaagaatattgtggtcctgaaaaggaccgttttgtatgtttttcaaatatgtacccaagaaattatttaaccgccgaaaccgtataaagtacggccttgtctctttaaagcgtacacaacatccatagctgtaactgttttccttttggcatgttcagtataggtaactgcatcacggataacattctccaaaaatacttttaaaacaccacgagtttcttcatatatcaaaccagatatacgttttacaccaccacgacgagctaaacgtcgaatagctggtttagtgataccttggatgttatcacgtaaaactttgcgatgacgtttggctccaccttttcccaaacctttaccacctttgccgcgaccagtcattttttattgtagtatttactatttgcacaagtaagaatttaacactttaacactgtaacacttcaccaccaatgaaataacagaagcgagagcacatctatttataccaaaatctcaCAACTGCAATACACAAGACAAAAGGTACGCCATACATCTATCTCGCTTCAACACATACCTCATAATACATGGACTTGTGAAACATATTAGTTGGAATTGCTACTTAGGTTGTGAACGTCATACAATTTGTTATAGGTACAGTGTATAGTGTTCTATAGTGTTCAAATCATtgtgacaaataataaaaaaagtgagtagtgaaaaatggctcgtacaaagcaaacagcccgaaaatcgactggtggaaaagcaccacgtaaacaattggcgacaaaagctgcacgcaaaagtgcaccagcaactggtggagttaaaaagccacatcgttatcgtccaggtacagtggctttgcgtgaaattcgtcgctatcaaaagagtaccgaattattgatacgcaaattgccattccagcgcttggttcgtgaaatagcgcaagatttcaaaacagatctacgtttccaaagttctgctgttatggctctacaagaagcaagtgaagcatacttggttggtctttttgaagataccaacttgtgtgccatccatgctaagcgtgttacaattatgccaaaagatattcaattggctagacgtattcgtggtgaacgtgcttaaatcaataagaaaacttgtgaaaaaacggtccttttcaggaccacaatttgttaaacgaaaaagatcaaaaatttaattgaaatatttatgcatatacatatgtacctatatgtgtaggtagttttgtgttttcgtaaatgtatgtagtacatgtacagttctttatctactccacatcgtttatactcgtgtgcttttaagtatagtcggcatgcatgtatacacgTTTATGTACGTATAAGCGCACATAACCAGTTAATAAGCAGCAATTTTGGCGCATTcggtaatatgtataaaaatataatacacataatgggatgccacgttctttattaagaatattaaatgaataagaaaactattttaaaaaatggtccttttcaggaccacaatttgttaaacgaaaaagatcaacagtgttattggaatatttatgcgtatacatatatgtgtagatatttttgtgttttcgttaatgtacgtagtacacacatacaaacatacatatacatttctttgtctacTCCACATCATTTATACACGAGCGTTTTTTAGTACAGTCTGTTggcatgtatacacatgtatgagtgaatatgtatacataaccagtttatatgccgcagttttggcgcaaatatacatgcgtctaaatgtatgaaaaaataacacatttattaggaaaattatttaaatctctttgtaaatgtattttgtcgtcctgaaaaggacggtttgtttgcgtcggtatttataattataattcgcctatatttttcactttatgctttcttttcggtcttctttggcaaaagtacagcttgaatattaggcaaaacaccaccttgagcaatagttacacccgacaacaatttattcaattcttcatcGTTCCGGATGGCCAATTGTAAATGACGTGGGATGATTCTTGTCTTTTTATTATCACGAGCAGCATTACCAGCCAATTCGAGAACTTCAGCTGCTAAATATTCCATAACTGCAGCTAGATAAACTGGAGCACCGGCACCAACACGCTCAGCATAATTGCCTTTGCGCAACAAACGATGAATACGACCAACTGGAAATTGAAGACCAGCACGATTTGAACGGGACTTTGCCTTTCCCTTAACTTTACCACCTTTACCGCGACCTGACATTTTCACTGTTATAGATTGTTCACTTCACTACACGACAAAGCACTGTAATGTATTATACTCAATGTATAAGCACACTAAtcactgatacacaaaatgtgcGCTGCTTATATGTATACTTTTTCGCTATGCTGAGCACCAACCCCTGTACTGTGCTGTTGAGCATCGTGCGTATACTACTACTTCGTATTATCTCGCCGAAGAGTTGGTCGGGAAATATGCACTTAAGCATGCACACGACAAATGGTATGTATAATAAGTGACAGtgcgagtgaaaataaaatcataaaatcatcaaagttgtgaaattaaaatgccgccaaaaactagtggaaaagcagcaaagaaagccggtaaggctcaaaagaatattactaaaaatgacaagaaaaagaagcgtaagaggaaggaaagttatgccatctacatctataaagtgttgaaacaagtacatcctgataccggtatttcatccaaggccatgagtattatgaatagttttgtgaatgacatctttgagcgcattgctgcggaagcgtcgcgtttagctcactataacaaacgttcaaccatcaccagtcgcgaaattcaaactgctgtacgtttactcttgcccggtgaattggccaaacatgccgtcagtgaaggtaccaaagctgttaccaaatataccagttccaaataatttttccaactgaactaatggtatataaatatattaacaaaacaaggcccttttcagggccacaaaatataaattaacaaagagaatgaaaaaatgtcttcattaatatctctacatacatacatacatacatacatacatacatatgtatgcacattgaaattaattttaaaattctttaatattgaagaataccAGAGCTATGTTCATATGGTTTCATTagtctattaaatatgattttgttaaactacttggtttttatttttttaatgttttctacacactgtaaggaataaattcacttttgatctttttgttaagagattttgtagccctgaaaaggacttattattaatttaccatgaagGTTCCGTTTGTAACGCACTTACAAACaccgtaaattatttactttttacctgcTGCTGTAGGTTTTTTTGCGGCTGGCTTTTTATTCGATGCTGACTTCTTGGATTTAGcagcagttgcttttgctttagctgcttttggcttagcagttgcagatttggctttagttggtttcacttttaatgtaccacccttttttgcatctttcgccttagccttttcacttttcttcttttcagctgttttcttactggcaacagcttttttcacttttttctcaccacttgccgcctttttgactttactcaatgattttttctttgatgcaccactatctgctgccttctttttagccttaaccttctctgctgattttacggcttttgatttcgattttccctcgcttgatttactggctgcaactgatagtttgaatgaaccggacgcaccttttcctttggtttgaattagttttccacttg harbors:
- the LOC129248517 gene encoding histone H2A translates to MSGRGKGGKVKGKAKSRSNRAGLQFPVGRIHRLLRKGNYAERVGAGAPVYLAAVMEYLAAEVLELAGNAARDNKKTRIIPRHLQLAIRNDEELNKLLSGVTIAQGGVLPNIQAVLLPKKTEKKA